The Actinomycetes bacterium genome contains a region encoding:
- a CDS encoding hydantoinase B/oxoprolinase family protein: MSIADRSILACWGVKGGKAGRPFQVTVDPGGRNEREVDALADDEPVRAGEVSRIRTTGGGGWGDPLERDVDLVVRDVRWGKVSVDGARDDYGVVVTGPWDAPGADTAATAGLRDRLRAERPAAGPQPFFDRGPGYATLSGGLAAAEVDWL, translated from the coding sequence ATGTCGATCGCGGACCGCTCGATCCTCGCTTGCTGGGGGGTCAAAGGCGGCAAGGCCGGCCGGCCGTTCCAGGTCACCGTCGACCCGGGCGGCCGGAACGAGCGTGAGGTGGACGCCCTGGCCGACGACGAGCCGGTGCGCGCGGGCGAGGTGAGCCGGATCCGTACCACCGGGGGTGGCGGCTGGGGTGACCCGCTCGAGCGGGACGTCGACCTCGTGGTCCGGGACGTGCGGTGGGGCAAGGTGTCGGTGGACGGCGCGCGCGACGACTACGGGGTCGTCGTGACAGGCCCATGGGATGCGCCCGGCGCGGACACGGCGGCCACCGCCGGGCTGCGCGACCGGCTGCGGGCGGAACGCCCGGCCGCCGGGCCGCAGCCGTTCTTCGACCGGGGTCCCGGCTACGCCACGCTGTCCGGCGGCCTCGCGGCCGCCGAGGTCGACTGGTTGTGA
- a CDS encoding NmrA family NAD(P)-binding protein, whose translation MRAAVRGPAPHGVDLETGRGLDEALDGVRAVYHLAPNMHPDEVGIARRVVAAAGRAGVERLVFPSVLHPHDSAMPHHLRKADAEEVVRAGDPSWTVLQPAAYQQNLLAAALAGRLEVPHSLDAPFTNVDLGDDAEVAARVLTEPGHERATYELAGPELTTVRGLAAAASEVLGRAVVAVESDRASWATGPGAALPAQARADLLAMFTAYDVRGLAGNPRVLTMVLGRTPSRWRDVLRRGW comes from the coding sequence GTGCGCGCCGCGGTCCGCGGCCCAGCGCCGCACGGCGTCGACCTCGAGACGGGCCGCGGCCTTGACGAGGCGCTGGACGGCGTCCGCGCGGTCTACCACCTGGCGCCGAACATGCACCCCGACGAGGTCGGAATCGCGCGCCGGGTCGTGGCCGCGGCCGGCCGGGCCGGGGTCGAGCGGCTGGTCTTCCCCTCGGTGCTGCACCCGCACGACTCGGCGATGCCGCACCACCTGCGCAAGGCCGACGCCGAGGAGGTGGTCCGGGCCGGCGACCCGTCCTGGACCGTGCTGCAGCCGGCCGCCTACCAGCAGAACCTGCTCGCCGCCGCACTCGCCGGGCGGCTCGAGGTGCCGCACTCGCTCGACGCGCCCTTCACCAACGTCGACCTCGGCGACGACGCGGAGGTGGCGGCCCGGGTGCTCACCGAGCCGGGTCACGAGCGGGCGACCTACGAGCTGGCTGGTCCGGAGCTGACGACGGTGCGCGGGCTCGCCGCCGCGGCGTCCGAGGTGCTCGGCCGGGCGGTCGTCGCCGTCGAGAGCGACCGGGCCAGCTGGGCGACGGGCCCGGGAGCGGCCCTGCCGGCCCAGGCCAGGGCGGACCTGCTGGCCATGTTCACGGCGTACGACGTCCGAGGGCTCGCCGGGAACCCGCGGGTCCTCACTATGGTCCTCGGTCGGACGCCCAGCCGGTGGCGCGACGTGCTGCGGCGCGGGTGGTGA